CCCGGGCCTTTCCGTTCGGAGGGGCTGCTGAGCGCAGGAAACGGGGGTTGTAGGTCCGGAATTTTTTCCAGCTCAGGCCCACTGCTTCGGCCAGGGCCACAAGATCGGTCCCCGGCTGAACCTGGATTGATGCCGGTTGGGCCGGTGCATCCCAATTCAGGGGTTCAAAGTCCAATGTCTCCAGGTTGCGGACTATCTTCAGCACGGCCAGAAACTTGGGCACATAGCGGCAGGTTTCGTTGTGCAGGGCCTTGGACGAGGCCAGGTCGAAATAGTCCGAAGCCCCGCTGCGCCGCATGGCCTGGGAAACATGTCCGCCCCCGGCGTTGTATGCGGCCAGAACCAGATACCAGTCCCCAAAGCGCTTATAGAGCTGCTTGAGATATTTTGCCGCGGCCACAGTCGCCTTGTACGGGTCCCTGCGTTCATCCACCCACCAATTCGCTTTCAGGCCGAACATGCGTCCGGTGGCCGGCATGAACTGCCACATGCCGGCTGCCCCGGCATGGGAATAGGCCAGAGGATCGAATCCGCTTTCGGCAAAGGGGAGAAAAACCAAGTCCTGGGGAAGTCCGCGCTCTGTAAATACCTTGCGTATATATGGGAGGTAATGTTCGGCCCGCTTCAGCCAGCGCTGAAAGACATGGTGTTTGGTCTTTGAGTAATAGACGAAGTAGTCGTGAAGGATATCGGTTTCCCGGATGTCCAGTTCAAAGGTGATCTCCGCCTCGCTGTGCAGGGCTTTGCGCTGCTCAGGCGTCAGCTCCTTTTCTTCGGCTTTGACCTGGGGAGAACCGGTAACCTCTTGGTCCAGAGGCTGGCCGAGATCCGGCCCGGGAGCCGGGATGTTCAGGTGCGCTCCCTGGGACCGCGAATCGGTCTGATCAGCTTCGGACCGGGACTTGTCCTGATGGGAGGTGCTGGCTTGGTCTGCTGTTTCGGGGCCGGATTCCCCGGGGCCGACATGGGCGCATCCAGCAAGGAAGACGGCAAAAAGACAGCAGCAAAGGATACAGCGCATACAGACTTTCCTTCAAGGAGCTTGGTTTTTATGATGGATGACCACGGGTTTCACATTTTCGGCAGGCAGGCGGTGATGGAAGCCCTGCATCGGGCCCCGGAGACCCTGGAGGCAGTCCTGATCCAGGAAAACCGGAAAAAGGACGTCCAGCCGGTTCTCGCCTTGTGTCGAGAGGCCGGGGTCAAGTTCCAGTTCGTTCCCAAGTCCAAGCTGGACGGCCTGAGCAAAGGGGCGCATCAGGGATACGGGGCGAAATGTTTTCAACCGGGATTCGTTTCCTCCCTGGAGCTGATCGAGTCGGCCCCCAAAGCACGGCTCCCGGTGATTGTAGCCCTGGACCAAGTCCAGGACAGCGGAAACGTGGGGACGTTGGCCCGGAGCGTCTATGCCCTGGGCGGATGCGGCCTGGCCCTTATGCGCCACAGGGGGGCATCGTTGGGGCAACGGGCACATAAGGCGGCTTCCGGGGCACTGTCCATGCTCCCTATTGCCCGGATTACAAACATGGCAAGATTCCTCGCGACTTGTCAAGACCGAAATATCGGGACCTACTATGCGGGCACGGATGAACGCTGCCGGAGCATTTTCGCCACCGAGATCATATGGCCGGCGGTGCTGGTCCTGGGCAATGAAGAGAAAGGGGTCCGGCCCCTGGTGGCCAAATCCTGCACGGCCGGGGTGACCCTGCCCATGTCC
This region of Desulfovermiculus halophilus DSM 18834 genomic DNA includes:
- a CDS encoding lytic transglycosylase domain-containing protein codes for the protein MRCILCCCLFAVFLAGCAHVGPGESGPETADQASTSHQDKSRSEADQTDSRSQGAHLNIPAPGPDLGQPLDQEVTGSPQVKAEEKELTPEQRKALHSEAEITFELDIRETDILHDYFVYYSKTKHHVFQRWLKRAEHYLPYIRKVFTERGLPQDLVFLPFAESGFDPLAYSHAGAAGMWQFMPATGRMFGLKANWWVDERRDPYKATVAAAKYLKQLYKRFGDWYLVLAAYNAGGGHVSQAMRRSGASDYFDLASSKALHNETCRYVPKFLAVLKIVRNLETLDFEPLNWDAPAQPASIQVQPGTDLVALAEAVGLSWKKFRTYNPRFLRSAAPPNGKARVYLPQTKIATAKQFLNSTRHTASKGVHRYRIRPGDSWWKLSKRFDVPLSALKDFNQTSSNTLQPGQWVLVPGQEQPAGTGSYSGSGSTYIVRSGDTLWSIARSMDISVQSLRRTNPKLNAQHLSVGQKIQLPGRAGTRRIATKRANYSVKSGDTLWGIARKFELSLSTLVQANGLTKQDPLKVGTKLYIPDITHAQQVTTQRTARQARVDYQVQKGDNVWSIARKFGVSPDKIMDWNKLSSRDIIHPGDTLTIYTR
- a CDS encoding TrmH family RNA methyltransferase, translated to MMDDHGFHIFGRQAVMEALHRAPETLEAVLIQENRKKDVQPVLALCREAGVKFQFVPKSKLDGLSKGAHQGYGAKCFQPGFVSSLELIESAPKARLPVIVALDQVQDSGNVGTLARSVYALGGCGLALMRHRGASLGQRAHKAASGALSMLPIARITNMARFLATCQDRNIGTYYAGTDERCRSIFATEIIWPAVLVLGNEEKGVRPLVAKSCTAGVTLPMSGAFDSLNVAQAGSMLLAEFLRQHLAQQES